Part of the Sphingobium sp. TKS genome is shown below.
CATTGCTGATGGCCGCTGTGTCCCTATAACTTTCGTTATGCGCCTCTTCTCGGCCGTCCTGCTCCTGTCCGCCGCCGCGGTGGCGGCAACCGCGCTGGCGCAGGGCGTCGCCTCGCCCTTCACCGTGGCCGAAAGCGGGCGCAGCTATGCGACGCTCAGCGATGCGATCAAGGCGATCGGCAATGGCCGCGGCACCATATTGGTGGCGCCCGGCAGCTACGCCCAGTGCGCGGTGCAGCAGGGCGGCGACCTTACAATCCGCGCGCAGAAACCCGGCACCGCGATCCTCGACGGGGTGGCGTGCGAGGAAAAGGCCGCGCTTGTCCTGCGTGGCCGGTCGAGCGCGATCGACGGCCTCATCTTCCAGAATCTGCGCGTGCCCGACGGCAATGGCGCGGGCATCCGGCTGGAAAGCGGCAATCTGACCGTCGCCAACAGCCTGTTCCGCAACAGCGAGGAAGGCATTTTGACGGGCGATGCGCCCGGCAACAGCGTGCAGATCGACAAATCGACCTTCCGCCATCTGGGCCGCTGCGACCGTGACCTCGCCTGCGCGCACGGCATTTATGTGGGCCGTTATGCCAGTCTGACCGTCACCCGTTCGCGCTTCGATCAGGGGGATGGCGGCCATTATCTCAAAACACGGACGCCGCGCGTCACCATCACCGACAACAGCTTCGACGACAGCGCGGGGCGGCTCACCAACTACATGATCGATCTGTCCAATGGGGCCAGCGGCACGATCAGCGGCAATGAAATGGTGCAGGGCAAGGATAAGGACAATTACAGCGCCTTCATCACTGTCGCGCCTGAAGGCCGAGAGCAGGACAGCGCCAATCTCTCCATCGCCAACAACAGCGCCTCCTTCGTGTCGGGGCTCCAGCGCAGCAGCAGCTTCGTCGCCAATTTCACCGACGATGCGGTGAAGATCGGCCCGAACCGGCTGGCGAGCGGCATAAAGGTCACGGATCGGCGCTGAGCGGGTTTGGCCAATACAAGCCATTAAGTGATACGTGTTCCTGCCTTCGCAGGAACACGGTGTACTTCAAGAAAACAGCGCGAAACAGAACGTCCGCCTTCCACCCAAGAATGCATCCGACTTGCGCAACGGTATCGCCGGGCCGATAATCCTGCTCATGCGCACCACCTATAATTCGGCCACTGTTCGCCTTTATCATCTCAGCGACGCCGATGGGGGCGGCGCGGCGACAACGCTGTTCTATGGTCCCTTGAGCGAAGCGATGCTGATTGCCGGACAACAGCCGCAGGATATGCAGGACGGCCTGTTTCTCGCCACGGACAATGACGTCGTGGCTTATCTCGATCTTATAGAGGGTTAGCCTTCTCTTTTTCCGAAGGCCCGGAGGCAGTCGGAACAAAGCCCGTCAACACTGGTTGATCCCTTGCAGGCGGCGGGCGTCGATTGCGGCTTTCCAAGGGCCGCGAGGAGAGAGATGTCATGGTCACTCTGACCCCGCTGGAAGTCGGTTTGGCGCTTCTGGCCCTTGTTCTGGTCGCCGCAATTGCCGTCATGATCGTCACCAACCGCCGCCGCGCCAATCTGCGCGCCAAATTCGGCCCGGAATATGGCCGGACCGTGGAAATGACCGGCAGCCCGCGCAAGGCCGAGGCGGAATTGCAGGAGCGCGAGAAGCGCGTCGCCGCCTTCACCATCCGTCCGCTTTCGCCGCAGCAGGCCGACGCCTTCACCGATGCCTGGGTGCGGGTTCAGGCGCAGTTCGTCGACGATCCCCAAGGCGCGGTGTCGCGGGCCGACGTGCTGCTGACCGAAGTGATGGAGGTGCGCGGTTATCCGATCACTGACTTCGAGCAGCGCTCCGCCGACCTTTCCGTCGACCATCCGGAAGTGGTCCAGAATTACCGCTCCGCCCATGACATCGCCGTCCGCCATGCGCGGGGCGAAGCCGATACGGAAGATCTCCGCCGGGCGATGATCCATTATCGCGCGCTGTTCGACGATCTGGTCCATGAGCCGGTCGATCATCGCATGGCGCCCTCCGTCTCGCGATTGAGACAGGATGATTTGCGCGGGTCTGATCCGCGCTAAAAGGAAAAAGGGGCGGACGGGTCCGGCTCAGGTCAGCCGGACCCGCCACGATCGGCAGTCATCCCGGATTACCCGTCCGCAAAGCCGAAAGGCGCGTGAGTCCGCCGGAAATCCTCCGGCAGCATGTCGCGCCCGATCGGCGGGGCGGATCGCGCCATGCACTGGCTGCGATGGCACAGGCGGCAAGTGACGCCGATCGGGGTTGGTTCGGACGGCGTTTCGCCCGCCGTATATATCAGCCGATGGGCATGTTCCGCCGCGCAGCATAGCGCGATCGCCCGCTCGATCTTCGGCACGCCCCAGCCGCCGCCGCCCGCCGTCACCGTCCGTGCGATCGAAAAGAAGCGCTGCCCGTCCGGCAATTCCAGCCATTGCGTCAGCAATTCCCTGGGACGCTCAAAGGCGTGATGCACCGACCAGAGCGGGCATGAACCGCCATGGCGGGCAAAGGGAAAGCCTGCGCTGTCCAGCCTCTTGCTGACATTGCCCGCATGATCGACACGCAGGAAGAAGAAGGGAACGCGCTCCTGTCCCGGCTTTTGCAGCGTGGTGAGGCGGTGCGCGGTCTGCTCGAAGCTCGTGCCGAACTGCCGGGCCAGCGCCTCCACGTCATAACGTCGCGCCTCCACCGCCTTGGCGAAGGCGGTATAGGGCATCAGGATCGCCGCCGCGCCATAGCTGGCGAGCGCCCGCCGGGTCAGCCTCCGGCCGCTTTCGCTGGCGAATTGGCCATCCTTCAGCACCGCGTCGAAATCGCGGCGCATCTCCAGATAGGCGATTTGCAGCGCCAGTTGGAATTGCGTGCTCGCCCCGTCCAGCGCATCGTCCAGCAGCACCGCGTCGCGATGCCGGTCCAGCCGCCGCATCGACCCCGCCATGACATCCGAAGGCAAGCGCCGGACGCGCAGATTATGCTTTGTCTTCAGCCAGCCGGAGAGGCCGCCCGCCGCCTCGACCTCTTGACCCAGCTTTTCCCCGGCATCGTCCAGCAGGGGAAAGCTGTTCCGCCGCGCACCCAGAAAGCGCCGGGATTCGGCCACGGGATCGGGCGCTTCGGCGGCATCCTCCCCCTCCATGCCCGTTGATCCCGCATCTCTGTCGGCCAGCGCAAGTTGCTCCTCGCGATAGGCGGTGTGCAACCGCAACAGGGCTTCGGTAATGCCGGGATAATTGACCGCAACATCCCCGGTCGCCAGCGTGGGCAGGTCGATGTCCGCGAACATCGGATCCTTCAGCACCGCCTGCAAACGCGCCGTCTGCTCCGCGCCGCCGTCGCCCGCCAGTTCGCTCATGTCCATCTTGTATGTGCGGGCGAGGCGCAGCAGCATGTCGGCGGTCAAGGGCCGCTGGTTGCGCTCCAGCAGGGCGACATAGCTGGCGGAAATCTCCAGATCCGCCGCCATGTCCGCCTGGGTCAGGCCCAGCTCGCGGCGCAGCCTGCGCAGGCGCGGCCCCATGTAAACCGGACGATCCTTGGCCATCTCGTAAAGCGCTCCTGTGCAGCCTTTACAACTTTACACGCAAATATTGTAAAGTTCTACAACTGAACTTCGCGCCCTCTGCCGCGCCGCACAAAAGGCGATTAGGTCGGCTTCATTCCCCATCGAGCGACCAAGGACTGAGCATGACCTACCAACAGGAAATCACGAAGGCTGGCACCGCCATCGAGGGCCAGGGCCATTGGGACGGCATCGCGGCCGAATCGGTCGCTCGCATGCGCCTCCAGAACCGTTTCCACACCGGCCTCGACATCGCGCGCTACACCGCCGGGATCATGCGCCGCGACATGGCGGCCTATGATGCCGATCCGGCCAATTATACCCAGTCGCTGGGTTGCTGGCACGGTTTCATCGGTCAGCAGAAGATGATCAGCATCAAGAAGCATTTCGGCACGACCAAGGGCCGCTATCTATACCTGTCCGGCTGGATGGTCGCGGCGCTGCGCAGCGAATTCGGCCCGCTGCCCGACCAGTCGATGCACGAAAAGACCAGCGTTCCTGCGCTGATCGAGGAACTCTACACCTTCCTCAAGCAGGCCGACGCCCGCGAGTTGGGCATGATGTTCCGCGATCTGGATGCCGCCCGCGAGGCCGGTGATGAGGTCAAGGCGCAGAAGATTCAGCACGACATCGACAATTACGAAACCCATGTCGTTCCGATCGTCGCGGACATCGACGCCGGGTTCGGCAATGCCGAGGCGACCTATCTGCTCGCCAAGAAGTTCATCGAGGCGGGCGCCTGCTGCATCCAGATCGAGAACCAGGTCTCGGACGAAAAGCAGTGCGGCCATCAGGACGGCAAGGTCACCGTGCCGCATGAGGACTTCATCGCGAAGATCCGCGCTGTCCGCTACGCCTTCCTGGAGCTGGGCATCGATGACGGCATCATCGTCGCGCGCACCGACTCGCTGGGCGCAGGCCTGACCAAGCAGATCGCCTACAGCAAGGAAGATGGCGACCTGGGCGACCAGTATAACAGCTTCCTCGATGTCGAAGAGGTGACGGACATCAACAGCCTGCGCGGCGATGTCGTTCTGGCTCGTGAGGGCAAGCTGTTCCGTCCGAAGCGCTTGCCGTCGAACCTCTTCCAGTTCCGCTCCGGCACCGGCGAGGACCGTTGCGTTCTCGACTGCATCACCTCGCTCCAGAACGGCGCGGACCTGCTGTGGATCGAAACCGAAAAGCCGCACATCCAGCAGATCGCAGGCATGGTCGACCGCATCCGCGAAGTCGTGCCCAATGCGAAGCTGGTCTACAACAACTCGCCCAGCTTCAACTGGACGCTGAACTTCCGTCAGCAGGTGTTCGATAGCTGGGCTGCCGAGGGCAAGGACGTCAGCGCCTATGACCGGGCGAAGCTGATGAGCGCGGACTATGACGCGACCGATCTGGGCCGGGAGGCCGATGAGAAGATCCGCACCTTCCAGAAGGATGCGGCGGCGCGGGCCGGCATCTTCCATCACCTCATCACCCTGCCGACCTATCACACGGCTGCCTTGTCGACCGACAATCTGGCCAAGGAATATTTCGGTGAGGCGGGCATGCTCGGCTATGTCGAGGGCGTCCAGCGCAAGGAAATCCGCCAGGGCATCGCTTGCGTCAAGCACCAGAACATGTCGGGCTCTGACATTGGTGACGATCACAAGGAATATTTCGCGGGTGAAGCGGCGCTGAAGGCTGGCGGCGTGCACAACACGATGAATCAGTTTGCGGCCTAAAGGCCGCGGGGGAACCAGTTTGCGGCCTGAAGGCCGAGAGGGAACCGGCTTGCAGCCTGAAAGCTGCTGACAAGTCCGGGTCGTGGGGGTGCAAGCCTCGCGATCAGGGTGGAAGGACTGGACGGCCCGGAGCTGCATGCTCCGGGCCGTTTTTTCATAAGCGCAGCTTGTGTGACCCTCGCTCGTTCCGGCTTTTGTCCCGAAGCGGAGGCGCCTATTCTTCGCGCGCCTTTCAACAAGGGGAGAAGCCGATGTCCTACGCCCTCATCACCGCCAACCGGAATTATTCGAGCTGGTCGCTGCGCCCCTGGGTGCTGATGAAGGTGCTGGGCATTCCGTTCACCGACCGGATGGAGCCTTTCGCCGCCGCTGAAAATTACGCGGCCTTTCGTGAGTTTTCGCCAACGGGTCAGGTGCCGGTGCTGATCGACGGCGACCGGACCGCCTGGGATTCGCTCGGCATCACCCTTTATCTGGCGGACCGCCATCCCGGCGTCTGGCCGCAGGAAGCGGCTGCGCGGGCCTGGGCGCAATGCGCCGTCGCGGAAATGCACAGCGGCTTTGCCGCGCTGCGCAACGATTGTCCGATGAATGTCGGGGTGCGGGTGGAACCGCATCTGCCTTCGCCCGCGCTCAACCGGAACATCGCCCGGCTAACCGAATTGTGGGGGGAGGGGCTGTCCCGTTTCGGCGGGCCTTTTCTGGCCGGGGACGGCTTTACCGCCGTCGACGCTTTTTACGCGCCAGTGGTGTTCCGGGTGCGGACCTATGGGCTGGACGTCGGGCCGGTCGCCATGGCCTGGGTCGATCTTATGCTGGCGCTGCCTGCCTTGCGCGAATGGGAAAGCGCGGCGCTGGCCGAAACATGGCGCGAGGAAAGCCATGAAGCGGAAGTCGGCGCCACCGGGCGCATCGTGGAGGATCATCGCGCCGCCACTCTTTCGATGCCGCATTTTCCAAGCCGTTGACCGTCAACGGTCAACTTGAAAATGCTCTAACTGTCTGACCTTGCATCATCGCAGCGCGGCTATCTGCGAAAACAGGAAAAATTGGCCGCTTTCCCCCTTTTCCCCCGTCCTGTCTGGGTCTAGGGGGAAGGGATATGGTAAAGCCCCGCACGCTCTATGAGAAGATTTGGGACGCGCACGTCGTCGAACGCCGTCCTGACGGAACCTGTCTGATCTATATCGATCGCCATCTCGTGCATGAAGTGACGAGCCCGCAGGCATTTGAAGGGCTGCGCCTTGCCGGCCGCAAGGTGCGCCGCGCCGATCTGACGCTGGCGGTGCCGGATCACAACCTGCCGACCACGGCGCGCCGTGATGCGGCGGGCAACCGCATTCCGATAGCCGATCCGGAAAGCGCGCAGCAACTCGCCGCGCTGGAAAAGAACGCGCCCGAATTCGGCATCCGTTACTTTGGCGATGCCGATGCGGAACAGGGCATCGTCCATGTCGTCGGGCCGGAACAGGGCTTCACCCTGCCGGGCACGACGCTGGTCTGCGGCGACAGCCATACCAGTTCGCATGGTGCGCTGGGTGCGCTGGCCTTCGGCATCGGCACGTCGGAGGTCGAGCATGTGCTCGCCACCCAGACGCTGCTGCTGAAACAGTCCAAGACGATGGAAGTCCTGGTCGAAGGCGAATTGGGTTTTGGCGT
Proteins encoded:
- a CDS encoding helix-turn-helix domain-containing protein, which gives rise to MAKDRPVYMGPRLRRLRRELGLTQADMAADLEISASYVALLERNQRPLTADMLLRLARTYKMDMSELAGDGGAEQTARLQAVLKDPMFADIDLPTLATGDVAVNYPGITEALLRLHTAYREEQLALADRDAGSTGMEGEDAAEAPDPVAESRRFLGARRNSFPLLDDAGEKLGQEVEAAGGLSGWLKTKHNLRVRRLPSDVMAGSMRRLDRHRDAVLLDDALDGASTQFQLALQIAYLEMRRDFDAVLKDGQFASESGRRLTRRALASYGAAAILMPYTAFAKAVEARRYDVEALARQFGTSFEQTAHRLTTLQKPGQERVPFFFLRVDHAGNVSKRLDSAGFPFARHGGSCPLWSVHHAFERPRELLTQWLELPDGQRFFSIARTVTAGGGGWGVPKIERAIALCCAAEHAHRLIYTAGETPSEPTPIGVTCRLCHRSQCMARSAPPIGRDMLPEDFRRTHAPFGFADG
- a CDS encoding glutathione S-transferase family protein, which produces MSYALITANRNYSSWSLRPWVLMKVLGIPFTDRMEPFAAAENYAAFREFSPTGQVPVLIDGDRTAWDSLGITLYLADRHPGVWPQEAAARAWAQCAVAEMHSGFAALRNDCPMNVGVRVEPHLPSPALNRNIARLTELWGEGLSRFGGPFLAGDGFTAVDAFYAPVVFRVRTYGLDVGPVAMAWVDLMLALPALREWESAALAETWREESHEAEVGATGRIVEDHRAATLSMPHFPSR
- a CDS encoding right-handed parallel beta-helix repeat-containing protein gives rise to the protein MRLFSAVLLLSAAAVAATALAQGVASPFTVAESGRSYATLSDAIKAIGNGRGTILVAPGSYAQCAVQQGGDLTIRAQKPGTAILDGVACEEKAALVLRGRSSAIDGLIFQNLRVPDGNGAGIRLESGNLTVANSLFRNSEEGILTGDAPGNSVQIDKSTFRHLGRCDRDLACAHGIYVGRYASLTVTRSRFDQGDGGHYLKTRTPRVTITDNSFDDSAGRLTNYMIDLSNGASGTISGNEMVQGKDKDNYSAFITVAPEGREQDSANLSIANNSASFVSGLQRSSSFVANFTDDAVKIGPNRLASGIKVTDRR
- a CDS encoding isocitrate lyase — translated: MTYQQEITKAGTAIEGQGHWDGIAAESVARMRLQNRFHTGLDIARYTAGIMRRDMAAYDADPANYTQSLGCWHGFIGQQKMISIKKHFGTTKGRYLYLSGWMVAALRSEFGPLPDQSMHEKTSVPALIEELYTFLKQADARELGMMFRDLDAAREAGDEVKAQKIQHDIDNYETHVVPIVADIDAGFGNAEATYLLAKKFIEAGACCIQIENQVSDEKQCGHQDGKVTVPHEDFIAKIRAVRYAFLELGIDDGIIVARTDSLGAGLTKQIAYSKEDGDLGDQYNSFLDVEEVTDINSLRGDVVLAREGKLFRPKRLPSNLFQFRSGTGEDRCVLDCITSLQNGADLLWIETEKPHIQQIAGMVDRIREVVPNAKLVYNNSPSFNWTLNFRQQVFDSWAAEGKDVSAYDRAKLMSADYDATDLGREADEKIRTFQKDAAARAGIFHHLITLPTYHTAALSTDNLAKEYFGEAGMLGYVEGVQRKEIRQGIACVKHQNMSGSDIGDDHKEYFAGEAALKAGGVHNTMNQFAA